In Nocardioides sp. W7, the genomic stretch TCCGAGAACAACGCGCCGCGCAACACCTACCTGACCGCCGACGGCGACTGGGTGGCGATCTCCACCAGCGCCCACACCATCGCCGAGCGGGTGATGCGCCTGGTCGGTCGCCCCGAGCTGATCGAGGAGCCCTGGTTCGGCGACGGCCACCAGCGCGCCAAGCACGCCGACGTCCTCGACGAGGCGGTCGGCTCCTGGATCCTCCAGCGCCCGACCCAGGTCGTCGTCGAGGAGTTCGCCAAGGCCGAGGCCGCGCTCGCGGTCGTCAACGACATGAGCCGGGTGATCGTCGACGAGCAGTACAACGCCATCGGCGCCATCGCGACCGTCGAGGACGAGGACCTGGGCCCGGTGCGGATGCCGAACGTGATGTTCCGCCTCTCCGAGCAGCCCGGCGCCATCCGGCACACCGGCCGCGGGCACGGCGCCGACACCGACGCCGTCCTCGGCGAGCTGGGCCTCGCGGCCGACGAGATCGTCCAGCTCCGCGAGAGCGGGGCGGTCTGAGTGCGGGTCCTGGAGGACGCCCTCGCCTGGCTCTACGTCCCCGCACCGCGCGCCGGTGAGCTGCTGGCCAAGGCAGCGTCGGTCGCCGACGGGATCGTGGTCGACCTCGAGGACGCCGTGCACCCGCGCCAGCGGCCGGCCGCGCGGGAGCACCTCGCCGAGGTGCTGCCGGCGTACGACGGGGCCGCGTTCGTCGTGGTCCGCGTGAACCCGGTCAGCACCGCCGACTTCGCCGCGGACGTCGCGGCGCTCACCCCGCTCGTGCGGGCCGGCCACGTCGCCGCCATTCGCATCGCCAAGGTGGAGTCGGCCGCGGAGGTCGCGATCGCGCGGGCCGCCACCGCTGCCTGGGGCCCCGAGCCCCGCCTGGTCTGCCAGCTCGAGTCGGCCGGCGCCGTGGCCCGCGCCCACGAGATCGCGGCCGCCGACGGCGTGCACTCGATCATGCTCGGCGAGGCCGACCTGCGCGCCGACCTGCGCCTTCCGCGCGGTGCCGCCGGAGACCCCGGGCTGCTGCTGGCCCGCCAGACCTGCGTGCTCGCCTCGCGGGCCGCGGGCCTGCCCTCGCCGGTGGGCAGCGCGTTCACCGACGTCGCCGACATCGACGGCCTCCGG encodes the following:
- a CDS encoding CoA ester lyase — encoded protein: MRVLEDALAWLYVPAPRAGELLAKAASVADGIVVDLEDAVHPRQRPAAREHLAEVLPAYDGAAFVVVRVNPVSTADFAADVAALTPLVRAGHVAAIRIAKVESAAEVAIARAATAAWGPEPRLVCQLESAGAVARAHEIAAADGVHSIMLGEADLRADLRLPRGAAGDPGLLLARQTCVLASRAAGLPSPVGSAFTDVADIDGLRETSHRLAALGFVGRSCIHPRQAAVVREGFAPTPADVAWARSVLAESGAQDGADSAASVLSDGSFVDPAIVRQAERIAARAGAGE